The following coding sequences are from one Crateriforma spongiae window:
- a CDS encoding sulfatase-like hydrolase/transferase, translating into MNLNRNLSRLCLVFAIAILGPAPAEASSNPNILLILLDDMGIGDLSCSGNSVFETPQIDRLSKQSIRFENFFVNASCSPTRAALMTGRYFVDAGVWGVHGGREYMHTDEVTLAQALQRGGYATGLFGKWHLGKSEDTKPYRRGFDESIHLVGRLYADTDPIVERNGIQESPKGWSVDLVTEWTKDFIRRKQAEGKPWFAMASYPQIHTQWTAKEEYIERYRGRGYSEGFELLAGYVAQTDEGVGRLIESITESDLAQNTVVVYLHDNGPINRMSNNSQFIAEDEAVIRNAMKLRGQKGQVWDNGVRSPLFIRLPGGHGGVSIADNAHVMDLLPTICELAGVEIPTDTAGPLAGRSLKPLMDLGENANWSDRYLMGTRPTPTWGTKPFTSSGMHKAMPIRQRSVLRYEFQDNISIRDQRFKLVKFKDDEMFFDIQSDPSELVDLSD; encoded by the coding sequence CGCGATCTTGGGGCCAGCACCCGCTGAGGCGTCTTCCAATCCGAACATCCTCTTGATCTTATTGGATGACATGGGGATTGGAGACTTGAGTTGCTCGGGGAATTCCGTGTTCGAGACTCCTCAAATTGATCGTTTGAGCAAACAGTCGATTCGCTTCGAGAACTTCTTCGTCAATGCGTCATGTTCCCCCACTCGGGCGGCCTTGATGACGGGTCGCTACTTCGTTGACGCTGGCGTTTGGGGGGTTCACGGTGGGCGCGAATACATGCACACCGACGAAGTGACGCTGGCCCAAGCATTGCAACGTGGTGGTTACGCGACCGGCCTATTCGGCAAATGGCACTTGGGTAAATCCGAAGACACCAAGCCGTATCGTCGCGGCTTCGACGAAAGCATTCACTTGGTTGGGCGATTGTATGCGGACACGGATCCCATTGTGGAGCGAAACGGTATTCAGGAGTCGCCGAAAGGATGGAGCGTCGACCTGGTAACCGAATGGACGAAGGACTTCATACGGCGCAAACAAGCAGAAGGGAAACCATGGTTTGCGATGGCGAGCTATCCGCAGATTCACACCCAGTGGACCGCCAAGGAAGAGTACATCGAACGATACCGTGGGCGAGGATACAGCGAGGGATTCGAGCTTCTTGCAGGGTATGTCGCACAGACGGATGAGGGCGTCGGACGTTTGATCGAATCGATTACCGAGAGCGATCTTGCACAGAACACGGTGGTTGTCTACTTGCACGACAACGGCCCCATCAACCGGATGTCAAACAACTCGCAATTCATCGCTGAAGACGAAGCGGTCATCCGGAACGCAATGAAACTGCGAGGACAGAAGGGGCAAGTGTGGGACAATGGTGTGCGTTCACCGTTGTTCATCCGGTTGCCTGGCGGCCACGGTGGCGTTTCAATCGCCGACAATGCCCACGTCATGGACTTGCTGCCCACGATATGCGAACTGGCCGGTGTGGAGATACCCACCGACACTGCGGGTCCGCTTGCCGGGCGAAGCTTGAAACCGCTAATGGATCTTGGCGAAAACGCTAACTGGAGCGATCGCTACCTCATGGGCACCCGGCCGACGCCCACCTGGGGAACGAAACCCTTCACCAGCAGTGGCATGCACAAGGCAATGCCGATCCGACAGCGTTCCGTTCTGCGTTACGAGTTTCAAGACAATATCTCCATCCGCGATCAACGTTTCAAATTGGTCAAATTCAAAGACGACGAGATGTTTTTCGACATTCAAAGTGACCCGTCGGAACTGGTGGACCTAAGCGATA